A region from the Bacillus sp. Marseille-P3661 genome encodes:
- a CDS encoding short chain dehydrogenase, whose product MKILIVGGTGTIGKAVAEKLKLNHEIIIASKSNGDYKVDITSVESIEQMYKDLHNIDAVISTTGAAHFGNFSELTPELNEIAINSKLKGQVNLVLIGQNYINEGGSFTLTSGIMMDDPILKGSSAAMANGAIVSFVKSAAIELKRNIRINTVSPNVLEESMDKYGEFFKGFNPVPANKVANAYVKSVEGAQTGQTYKVY is encoded by the coding sequence ATGAAGATTCTTATAGTTGGTGGTACTGGTACAATAGGAAAAGCTGTGGCTGAGAAGTTAAAACTTAACCATGAAATTATTATCGCTAGCAAATCAAATGGGGATTATAAAGTAGACATCACGTCTGTAGAAAGCATAGAACAAATGTATAAAGATTTACATAACATTGATGCTGTTATAAGCACAACAGGAGCAGCGCATTTTGGGAATTTCAGTGAGCTCACTCCGGAACTAAATGAAATAGCAATAAATAGTAAACTGAAGGGTCAAGTGAATTTAGTATTAATTGGACAAAATTATATAAATGAAGGTGGAAGTTTTACATTAACTTCTGGAATTATGATGGATGATCCAATTTTAAAAGGTAGCTCAGCAGCTATGGCTAATGGTGCGATTGTGAGTTTTGTTAAATCTGCGGCGATTGAATTGAAACGTAATATCCGGATTAATACTGTAAGTCCAAACGTTCTGGAAGAATCCATGGATAAATATGGAGAATTTTTTAAAGGTTTTAATCCAGTACCAGCTAACAAAGTGGCAAATGCATATGTTAAGAGTGTTGAAGGTGCTCAGACAGGGCAAACTTATAAAGTTTATTAA